A genome region from Thermococcus celericrescens includes the following:
- the surR gene encoding sulfur metabolism transcriptional regulator SurR, translated as MTEPDIFYILGNKVRRDLLSHLTCTECYFSFLSSKVSVSSTAVAKHLKIMEREGILKSYEREGPFIGPARKYYDIAISKTYVATVTPNLFWYRGLDLGGESLEKASIDLSSIPMEHDSLLGMVHSFHELTSELEKVLKALQAVESRREVLMRQIKERYLREIGDMTQLAILHYILLVGEATVDELSDRLNLKEREVLVKAQELDRFVPLIIKDGTIKIDEERLKQKLGGESDARED; from the coding sequence ATGACTGAACCGGACATCTTTTACATCCTGGGGAACAAGGTGAGGCGCGATCTGCTCAGCCACCTCACCTGCACCGAATGTTACTTCAGCTTCCTGAGCAGCAAGGTTAGCGTTTCTTCGACGGCCGTTGCAAAGCACCTTAAAATCATGGAGCGCGAGGGGATATTGAAGTCCTACGAGAGGGAGGGCCCATTCATCGGCCCGGCCAGGAAATACTACGACATAGCCATATCAAAGACGTACGTTGCTACCGTTACGCCAAACCTGTTCTGGTACCGCGGGCTCGACCTGGGGGGAGAATCCCTGGAGAAAGCCAGCATAGACCTGTCCAGTATTCCTATGGAGCACGACTCGCTCCTGGGCATGGTTCACTCATTCCATGAGCTGACTTCGGAGCTTGAAAAGGTTCTCAAGGCCCTTCAGGCAGTTGAAAGCAGGCGCGAGGTGCTCATGAGGCAGATAAAGGAGCGCTACCTCAGGGAGATCGGCGATATGACCCAGCTCGCGATACTGCACTACATCCTCCTCGTCGGAGAGGCCACCGTTGACGAGCTCAGCGACAGACTTAACCTCAAGGAGAGGGAGGTTTTGGTCAAGGCCCAAGAGCTGGACAGGTTCGTACCGTTAATAATAAAAGACGGCACCATTAAAATTGACGAAGAAAGACTCAAACAAAAACTTGGCGGTGAAAGCGATGCCAGAGAAGATTAA
- a CDS encoding CGP-CTERM sorting domain-containing protein, with protein sequence MKWKSTARTTWGSVMFKRVFLVFLIFSSLTGFASAGIVYQAGLGDGFSAYTEVYSDGENAFLLVTYTPTQWPAHLGPVCEGFWNYTLEEKPFHCYLSPVVWYYFPFYFDGDNLYFVNPFLDDFSSKSSEISSHPLFYRQDSAWTMVFFGQKEPFPSLVWRFDRNCIDYLGVGNYTREQRSPTTKPVEGVLENGTVLFSNGSQTYVIPIEELEPYFDANFMVKHLEGVFLKEGILLYPAVYQGIWNITPGQHDYSRVVLFGKEESETKLLNTSSLKPFPVFFYDGKSLKVFRIFRIVENGKLEVFVEKNFFTHWPKCIYRNVTITMTKTVAITMTKTVTETKEHTKTVTETKREEGICGPAFIVLLSLMILALRGSK encoded by the coding sequence ATGAAATGGAAGAGTACTGCCAGAACAACTTGGGGGAGCGTTATGTTTAAGCGTGTTTTCCTCGTTTTTTTAATCTTCTCTTCTCTGACGGGCTTTGCTTCAGCTGGCATTGTTTATCAGGCCGGATTGGGAGATGGATTTTCTGCATATACTGAAGTTTACAGTGACGGAGAAAACGCATTCTTACTTGTCACGTATACTCCAACCCAGTGGCCTGCACATTTGGGGCCTGTTTGTGAGGGCTTCTGGAACTACACTCTCGAAGAAAAACCGTTTCACTGCTATCTTAGCCCAGTCGTATGGTACTATTTTCCTTTTTATTTTGATGGGGATAATCTGTACTTTGTTAATCCTTTCTTGGATGACTTTTCCTCCAAATCCTCAGAGATTTCATCCCATCCCCTGTTCTATCGTCAAGATAGTGCATGGACCATGGTCTTTTTTGGACAGAAAGAGCCATTCCCTTCTCTTGTGTGGCGCTTTGATAGAAATTGCATTGATTATTTAGGAGTAGGGAATTACACGAGAGAGCAGAGAAGCCCAACAACTAAACCCGTTGAAGGAGTGTTAGAAAATGGTACTGTGCTCTTCTCCAACGGTTCACAAACGTATGTGATTCCCATTGAAGAACTGGAACCCTATTTTGACGCCAACTTCATGGTAAAACACCTTGAAGGTGTATTCCTTAAGGAGGGAATTCTCCTCTATCCTGCAGTCTATCAAGGCATTTGGAACATTACACCGGGACAGCATGATTACAGTAGGGTAGTTCTCTTCGGAAAAGAGGAAAGCGAAACCAAACTCCTGAACACATCAAGTCTGAAGCCGTTCCCCGTATTCTTCTATGATGGAAAGAGCCTGAAAGTTTTCCGCATCTTCAGAATTGTTGAGAATGGAAAATTAGAGGTTTTTGTGGAGAAGAACTTCTTTACTCATTGGCCCAAATGCATTTACAGGAACGTGACGATCACCATGACAAAAACAGTCGCGATAACAATGACTAAAACTGTAACGGAGACAAAGGAGCATACTAAAACCGTGACCGAAACAAAAAGAGAGGAAGGAATTTGCGGGCCGGCTTTTATTGTATTGCTATCTTTGATGATTTTAGCTCTCAGGGGAAGTAAGTAG
- the pdo gene encoding protein disulfide oxidoreductase, with translation MGLISDADKKVIREEFFSKMTNPVKIIGFIGKEHCQYCDQLKGLVQELSELSDKLTYEFHDFDSEEGRKLAEQYRIDRAPAITLTQDGKDMGVRFFGLPAGHEFGAFLESIVDVSNATTDLMPESKQDLANVDRDVRILVFVTPTCPYCPLAVRMAHKFAIENTNAGKGRILGDMVEAIEYPEWADKYSVMAVPKIVIIVDGEDKVQFEGAYPEKMFMEKLLAALE, from the coding sequence ATGGGACTGATTAGCGACGCTGACAAGAAGGTCATCAGGGAGGAGTTCTTCTCCAAGATGACGAACCCCGTTAAGATTATTGGATTCATAGGCAAGGAGCACTGCCAGTACTGCGACCAGCTCAAGGGGCTGGTTCAGGAGCTCAGCGAGCTCAGCGACAAGCTCACCTACGAGTTCCATGACTTCGACAGCGAGGAGGGCAGGAAGCTCGCCGAGCAGTACAGGATCGACCGCGCCCCGGCCATCACTCTCACCCAGGACGGCAAGGACATGGGCGTCAGGTTCTTCGGCCTTCCGGCCGGCCACGAGTTCGGTGCTTTCCTTGAGAGCATCGTCGATGTCAGCAACGCGACCACCGACCTGATGCCGGAGAGCAAGCAGGACCTCGCCAACGTTGACAGGGACGTCAGGATACTCGTCTTCGTCACCCCGACCTGCCCGTACTGCCCACTCGCCGTCAGGATGGCCCACAAGTTCGCCATCGAGAACACCAACGCCGGCAAGGGCAGGATACTCGGCGACATGGTCGAGGCCATCGAGTACCCCGAGTGGGCCGACAAGTACAGCGTCATGGCCGTGCCGAAGATCGTCATCATTGTTGATGGCGAGGACAAGGTTCAGTTCGAGGGTGCCTACCCCGAGAAGATGTTCATGGAGAAGCTCCTCGCGGCCCTCGAGTGA
- the topA gene encoding DNA topoisomerase I, with protein MVTLIIAEKPNVARKIAYALAEGKPVRKTIGKVGYYEFTRDGKRIIVAPAVGHLFSLAPKVKTYGYPIFDIGWVPVYVAEKGKSYAKDYIKALAAVAKQADEFVVACDYDTEGEVIGYTALKYACGVDPARAKRMKFSALTKKDLLKAWYNLEPTINFGMADAGIARHVLDWYWGVNLSRALTSAIKRASGKWQVLSTGRVQGPTLKFLVDREKEIQNFKPTPYWVIKMLLEKNGEQYTAVYEKERILDENEAKRIVEEAKKGPAFVERVEVKQQKRNPPVPFDLGTLQREAYSAFGYSPKKTLEIAQKLYEKGLQSYPRTSSQKLPKNLNFRSILQNLAKLPEYKPFAHELLGKERLKPVEGKKDDPAHPAIYPTGELPKPGDLTKDEQNIYDLVVRRFLALFMEPAVREIMKVILNSNSHRFILGGARTVKEGWLKVYGRYVKFDEVILPAFKEGEPVKVIQIKREKKKTKPPARYSPAAVIKRMEDLGIGTKATRAQILETLYSRGYIEGKRKIKVTPLGMRVVEALEKNVPDIVSVELTKAFEEKMEEIMAGKADREGVIEESKNQLIKILQVFKERELDIGKMLMETTGTGATTSKTAARKAGTVKELSEEEEKAVKKAVDKGERRKEPLVVGKCPKCGGDLVVRYNRKTGKRFVGCSNWPKCNVTYPLLQRGEIIPTNKTCCGGAPVVKIREKGREYEICVDMNCRDWKR; from the coding sequence ATGGTCACGCTCATCATAGCCGAGAAGCCCAACGTTGCTCGTAAAATCGCCTATGCGCTGGCGGAAGGCAAACCCGTGAGAAAAACGATAGGTAAGGTAGGTTATTACGAGTTCACCCGCGACGGAAAGAGGATAATCGTCGCTCCAGCAGTCGGCCACCTCTTCTCCCTCGCCCCCAAGGTGAAGACCTACGGTTACCCCATCTTCGACATCGGGTGGGTACCTGTCTATGTCGCTGAAAAGGGCAAGAGCTACGCGAAGGACTACATCAAAGCCCTGGCCGCGGTTGCCAAACAGGCGGATGAGTTCGTGGTGGCCTGCGACTACGACACGGAGGGTGAGGTTATCGGCTACACGGCCCTCAAGTACGCCTGCGGCGTTGACCCCGCCAGGGCGAAGAGAATGAAGTTCTCCGCCCTCACCAAAAAGGACCTCCTCAAAGCATGGTACAACCTCGAACCGACGATAAACTTCGGAATGGCCGATGCTGGAATAGCGCGCCACGTCCTCGACTGGTACTGGGGTGTAAACCTCTCCCGCGCCCTCACATCGGCCATAAAGCGCGCCAGCGGCAAGTGGCAGGTTCTCTCCACCGGCCGCGTCCAGGGTCCGACGCTTAAGTTTCTGGTTGACAGGGAGAAGGAGATTCAGAACTTCAAGCCCACACCGTACTGGGTAATCAAGATGCTCCTCGAGAAGAACGGGGAGCAATACACCGCCGTCTATGAGAAGGAGCGCATACTCGATGAAAACGAGGCGAAGCGCATCGTCGAGGAGGCGAAAAAGGGCCCGGCCTTCGTCGAGAGGGTCGAGGTCAAGCAGCAGAAGAGGAATCCGCCGGTACCCTTCGACCTTGGAACCCTGCAGAGGGAGGCCTACTCCGCCTTCGGCTACTCCCCGAAGAAGACCCTGGAGATTGCGCAGAAGCTGTACGAGAAGGGTTTACAGTCGTACCCCCGCACCTCCTCGCAGAAGCTCCCCAAGAACCTCAACTTCCGCTCCATTCTCCAGAACCTCGCCAAGCTGCCTGAGTACAAGCCCTTCGCCCACGAGCTCCTGGGTAAGGAGCGGCTCAAGCCCGTCGAGGGCAAGAAGGACGACCCCGCCCACCCAGCAATCTATCCAACTGGGGAGCTTCCGAAGCCGGGTGACCTCACGAAGGATGAGCAGAACATCTACGACCTCGTGGTCAGGCGCTTCTTGGCCCTCTTCATGGAGCCGGCCGTCAGGGAGATAATGAAAGTGATCCTAAACTCCAACTCCCACCGCTTCATCCTGGGTGGAGCGAGGACCGTGAAGGAGGGCTGGCTGAAGGTCTACGGCAGATATGTCAAGTTCGACGAGGTGATCCTCCCCGCGTTTAAGGAGGGCGAGCCGGTCAAGGTCATCCAGATTAAGCGCGAGAAGAAGAAGACGAAGCCCCCCGCGCGCTATTCCCCCGCGGCGGTTATCAAGAGGATGGAGGACCTCGGCATAGGAACCAAGGCCACCCGCGCCCAGATTCTGGAGACCCTCTACAGCCGCGGTTACATTGAGGGCAAGCGGAAGATAAAGGTCACCCCGCTCGGCATGCGCGTCGTTGAGGCCCTGGAGAAGAACGTGCCTGACATAGTGAGCGTCGAGCTGACGAAGGCCTTCGAGGAGAAGATGGAGGAGATTATGGCAGGGAAGGCCGATAGGGAGGGCGTCATCGAGGAGAGCAAGAACCAGCTCATCAAAATCCTCCAGGTTTTCAAGGAGAGGGAACTCGACATCGGAAAGATGCTCATGGAGACTACTGGAACCGGGGCGACTACCTCAAAAACAGCCGCCAGAAAAGCCGGCACGGTAAAGGAGCTCAGCGAGGAAGAGGAGAAGGCGGTTAAAAAGGCCGTTGACAAAGGAGAGAGGAGGAAAGAGCCCCTCGTGGTAGGCAAGTGCCCCAAGTGCGGCGGCGATCTCGTGGTGAGGTACAACCGGAAGACGGGCAAGCGCTTCGTCGGCTGCTCCAACTGGCCAAAGTGCAACGTCACCTACCCACTCCTCCAGCGCGGTGAGATAATTCCAACCAACAAAACCTGCTGCGGCGGCGCGCCGGTGGTCAAGATACGCGAGAAGGGCCGCGAGTACGAGATATGCGTGGACATGAACTGCAGGGATTGGAAGCGATAG
- the cas2 gene encoding CRISPR-associated endonuclease Cas2: MYVVIVYDVSVERVNKVKKFLRQHLHWVQNSVFEGEVTRAEFERIKATLQQLIDENEDSIVIYKLRSRPFREIIGVEKNPMGDII; encoded by the coding sequence ATGTACGTCGTCATCGTCTACGATGTCTCCGTTGAGCGCGTGAACAAGGTCAAGAAGTTCCTCAGACAACACCTCCACTGGGTTCAGAACAGCGTCTTCGAGGGCGAGGTTACAAGGGCCGAGTTCGAGCGCATAAAAGCCACCCTCCAGCAACTCATAGACGAGAACGAGGATTCGATCGTCATATACAAGCTCCGTTCCAGACCCTTCAGAGAAATAATTGGGGTGGAGAAAAATCCGATGGGGGACATCATTTAG
- a CDS encoding TRAP transporter permease — MAEEPSIDVVEMEEVVIERTRTLPPRLELVVKVAAVLIGLYEILFIFNFNYTLYDLFQRLGVELEFLRITFQPKQGEAFVMAMLMVITFLLYPIRKRETYFRKVFSYDYIMGAAGVVSMLYLFAVYERYILTSSLNQTDVIFGLLAIIMVIEATRRVLGWVLPMIVVLFLLYGIYAINYDWTRFVQQLYFDEGIFGIPFFVMTIYVFAFIFFGAFLLRIGVSDYITEFMISLFGKRPGGPAKSAVISSALMGTVSGSSVANVLTTGTFTIPLMKKAGYPPEIAGAVEPVASTGGQLMPPIMGAAAFIMAEFLNLPYNKIIIAAVLPALVYYGGVYLFIDLETKRLGLKGMAAEAFKTMAYFLRKLYILLPIVVITVALVWGIAPQIAAISSLGVAIWVAWISRDEIYGNEKLYVAVALLATLLMFLSKDVGKQTSMVLLAMFLLLAALGVMKKGVAFNEKFYITSLFLLFIALTKYLGMGKEQIVLMTGVFGIVFSILVGYRSALDSGKMMYRATYEAMIDAGKTSVSVMLAAASAGLIQGVLTMTGELTNIGYRLISLTHGNLWLLLLLTMVFSLILGMGVPTTANYIITSLVAAPAIYMLVRNIAPYNQPVPGYTVLIAMLAAHFFVFYFGILADVTPPVALASYAGSAIAGGDFWKTAMNAVKYALAGYIGPYIYFTHPEMFLITVSEWTPAMIIRVLYYLVATLFVMYLLAIALTGFYSTKLKSWMRGVIGILGLAGVTLNPIVIGAGVVAWLGLKFYGARFEKSAA; from the coding sequence GTGGCAGAAGAACCCAGTATAGATGTTGTTGAGATGGAGGAGGTCGTGATAGAGAGGACGAGGACCCTGCCCCCGAGGCTGGAACTCGTGGTTAAGGTGGCGGCGGTGCTCATCGGCCTGTACGAGATTCTGTTCATCTTCAACTTCAACTACACGCTCTACGACCTCTTCCAGCGCCTCGGTGTGGAGCTCGAATTCCTGAGGATAACCTTCCAGCCCAAGCAGGGCGAGGCCTTCGTCATGGCAATGCTCATGGTGATAACCTTCCTCCTCTACCCGATACGCAAGAGGGAGACGTACTTCCGGAAGGTTTTCTCCTACGACTACATCATGGGAGCTGCCGGAGTGGTTTCAATGCTCTACCTGTTTGCGGTCTATGAGCGCTACATACTGACGTCGTCCCTGAACCAGACCGATGTGATCTTTGGCCTGCTGGCCATAATAATGGTCATCGAGGCAACGAGGCGCGTCCTCGGTTGGGTTCTGCCCATGATAGTCGTCCTTTTCCTGCTCTACGGAATCTACGCCATCAACTACGACTGGACCCGCTTCGTCCAGCAGCTCTACTTCGACGAGGGAATCTTCGGAATCCCGTTCTTCGTCATGACGATATACGTGTTTGCCTTCATATTCTTCGGTGCCTTCCTGCTGAGGATAGGCGTCAGCGACTACATCACCGAGTTCATGATAAGCCTTTTTGGAAAGCGGCCCGGCGGCCCGGCAAAGTCTGCGGTCATCTCGAGCGCCCTCATGGGAACGGTCAGCGGTTCAAGCGTTGCCAACGTCCTCACCACGGGAACCTTCACGATTCCCCTCATGAAGAAGGCCGGCTACCCGCCGGAAATAGCTGGAGCCGTCGAGCCGGTCGCATCAACCGGCGGCCAGCTGATGCCGCCGATAATGGGTGCGGCAGCCTTCATCATGGCCGAGTTCCTCAATTTACCATATAACAAAATCATCATCGCGGCGGTTCTGCCGGCCCTGGTCTACTACGGCGGAGTCTACCTCTTCATAGACCTCGAAACCAAGAGGCTCGGTCTGAAGGGCATGGCCGCCGAGGCATTCAAGACGATGGCCTACTTCCTGCGCAAGCTCTACATCCTCCTGCCGATAGTCGTCATCACAGTTGCCCTCGTGTGGGGAATAGCGCCCCAGATAGCCGCCATATCGTCGCTCGGAGTTGCCATCTGGGTTGCATGGATATCGAGGGATGAAATATACGGGAACGAGAAGCTCTACGTCGCCGTTGCACTGCTGGCAACGCTGCTGATGTTCCTGAGCAAGGACGTTGGAAAGCAGACTTCCATGGTTCTCCTGGCCATGTTCCTTCTGCTGGCCGCACTTGGGGTAATGAAGAAGGGTGTTGCATTCAACGAGAAGTTCTACATAACCTCCCTCTTCCTGCTGTTCATAGCCCTGACCAAATACCTTGGAATGGGCAAGGAGCAGATAGTTCTGATGACCGGTGTCTTTGGAATAGTCTTCTCAATCCTCGTCGGCTACCGCTCTGCACTCGACAGCGGCAAGATGATGTACCGCGCCACCTACGAGGCCATGATAGACGCGGGCAAAACCAGCGTCAGCGTCATGCTCGCGGCCGCCAGCGCGGGCCTCATACAGGGTGTCCTCACGATGACCGGTGAGCTTACAAACATCGGCTACCGCCTCATCAGCCTTACCCACGGAAACCTCTGGCTGCTACTCCTGCTCACGATGGTCTTCAGCCTCATCCTCGGAATGGGCGTCCCCACGACCGCCAACTATATCATCACCTCGCTCGTCGCCGCTCCAGCAATCTACATGCTGGTCAGGAACATCGCACCCTACAACCAGCCGGTTCCGGGCTACACCGTCCTCATAGCCATGCTCGCGGCCCACTTCTTCGTGTTCTACTTCGGAATCCTTGCGGACGTCACCCCGCCGGTGGCTCTCGCGAGCTACGCGGGCTCAGCAATCGCGGGCGGAGACTTCTGGAAGACCGCGATGAACGCTGTGAAGTACGCGCTCGCGGGCTACATAGGGCCGTACATATACTTCACCCACCCGGAGATGTTCCTCATAACGGTCTCCGAGTGGACCCCGGCGATGATCATCCGGGTGCTCTACTACCTGGTGGCAACGCTCTTCGTCATGTACCTCCTGGCGATAGCGCTGACCGGCTTCTACAGCACGAAGCTCAAGTCCTGGATGCGTGGGGTAATCGGTATCCTCGGCCTGGCCGGTGTGACCCTGAACCCCATCGTCATAGGGGCAGGAGTCGTGGCGTGGCTTGGCCTGAAGTTCTACGGGGCGAGGTTCGAGAAGAGCGCCGCTTAG
- a CDS encoding RNA ligase partner protein: MRFVLDTSIFVNPEIRGKFGDSPTEAMRAFLDYAEKLFGKIEFYMPPGIYREVMHFVDEEELLPEVELYIIKKPPNVHDIKIPAFVVYELIDDIRRRIDKGLRVAERAVREGVIETDNVDRIIQKLRRNYRKALREGIVDSKEDFELILLAKELDATIVSADVGILTWAQKMGIKWIDAANFKEVLEGLVDKLGEGKNL, from the coding sequence ATGCGGTTTGTCCTCGACACGAGCATCTTCGTCAACCCCGAGATACGGGGAAAGTTCGGCGACAGTCCAACCGAGGCGATGCGGGCTTTTCTGGACTATGCCGAGAAGCTCTTCGGTAAAATAGAGTTCTACATGCCCCCGGGCATCTACAGGGAGGTTATGCATTTCGTCGATGAGGAGGAGCTCCTTCCCGAGGTCGAGCTGTACATAATCAAAAAGCCCCCGAACGTTCACGACATCAAAATCCCTGCCTTCGTCGTCTACGAGCTGATAGACGACATCCGGCGCAGGATCGACAAGGGACTCCGCGTCGCCGAGAGGGCGGTACGGGAGGGGGTCATCGAGACCGATAACGTGGACAGGATAATTCAGAAACTCCGCAGAAACTACCGCAAAGCCCTCCGTGAGGGTATCGTGGACAGCAAGGAGGACTTTGAGCTGATTCTTCTCGCAAAGGAGCTCGACGCCACGATAGTCTCTGCCGACGTCGGCATACTCACCTGGGCGCAGAAGATGGGCATTAAATGGATAGATGCGGCCAACTTCAAGGAGGTCCTTGAGGGATTGGTGGACAAACTGGGGGAAGGGAAAAATTTATAA
- a CDS encoding geranylgeranyl reductase family protein produces the protein MKEMKYDVVVVGAGIAGPIVARNVAKSGYSVLLIDKKPAIGTPKQCAEGISIKVFEKYDIPYDKRFINREIYGAKLYSPSGYELELRYKEASGVILERKVFDKMLAYYAAKAGADVLARTEALDVIRKDGRIAGIKAKHEDETVEIHADVIVAADGVESTIARKAGINTYAPPHEFDSSYEYEMLIEGYDPDLIHLWFGNEVAPRGYVWVFPKDEDRANVGIGINSDNPQTAKYYLDKWLKENNIPAKKILEVNVGVVPVGGFVKELVKDNILVVGDAARQVNPMHGGGMAEAMEAGTIASKWIVKALEEEDLALLRNYTTEWWETDGERLQKVLKVRKVTEKLSDEDLDLFIQILSGADAEKIAGGDYGEVIKALLKHPKVILSPRRIKLLRELL, from the coding sequence ATGAAGGAGATGAAATACGACGTCGTCGTTGTCGGCGCCGGAATCGCCGGGCCGATAGTGGCGAGGAACGTTGCCAAATCAGGTTATTCGGTTCTGCTCATCGATAAGAAGCCCGCCATCGGCACGCCCAAACAGTGCGCCGAGGGCATAAGCATAAAGGTCTTTGAGAAGTACGACATTCCCTACGACAAGCGCTTCATAAACCGCGAGATCTACGGCGCCAAGCTCTACTCACCCAGCGGATACGAGCTTGAGCTCCGCTATAAAGAGGCCAGCGGCGTTATCCTCGAGAGGAAGGTCTTCGACAAGATGCTGGCCTACTACGCGGCAAAGGCCGGCGCCGACGTCCTCGCCAGAACCGAGGCGCTGGACGTCATCAGGAAGGACGGGAGGATAGCCGGCATCAAGGCCAAGCACGAGGATGAGACGGTTGAAATTCATGCCGATGTCATAGTCGCAGCGGACGGTGTGGAGAGCACGATCGCGAGGAAGGCGGGCATAAACACCTACGCTCCCCCGCACGAGTTCGATTCCAGCTACGAGTACGAAATGCTCATCGAGGGCTACGACCCGGACCTGATACACCTCTGGTTCGGCAACGAGGTTGCCCCGAGGGGCTACGTCTGGGTCTTCCCGAAGGACGAGGACAGGGCCAACGTCGGAATAGGCATCAACTCAGACAACCCGCAGACGGCCAAGTACTACCTCGACAAGTGGCTGAAGGAGAACAATATCCCTGCCAAGAAAATCCTTGAGGTGAACGTCGGCGTTGTCCCGGTCGGCGGCTTTGTCAAGGAACTCGTCAAGGACAACATTCTCGTGGTCGGCGATGCTGCCAGGCAGGTAAACCCGATGCACGGCGGGGGAATGGCCGAGGCTATGGAGGCCGGAACGATAGCGAGCAAGTGGATAGTCAAGGCCCTCGAAGAGGAGGACCTCGCGCTGCTCAGGAACTACACGACCGAATGGTGGGAAACCGACGGAGAGAGGCTTCAGAAGGTTCTCAAGGTCAGGAAGGTCACGGAGAAGCTCAGCGACGAGGACCTGGACCTCTTCATCCAGATACTCAGCGGTGCCGACGCAGAAAAGATAGCGGGCGGAGACTACGGAGAGGTCATCAAGGCGCTCCTCAAGCACCCGAAGGTCATCCTCAGCCCGAGGAGAATAAAGCTCCTCAGGGAGCTTCTCTGA
- a CDS encoding DUF4855 domain-containing protein: MSTFALWWFKWDGSNYESRMKVGSREATVQDFKNRGFDYLIALDGEGGASNYSGPGYDNGYKDGQELAMWLTFKLQRIQYYVTIPFYKLNSASVPRGDPQGQFNDSYWHGWIDGVLSVADSNRRGFYWSLEAAGQFTHGYDSGKTVDKEFIEDLSNYVRVNHSLRLIWIPAFRDRTIDDLDNYTDIKGYRGYFNYVFCQPNYYQNSLMRDGNPYSYEELKRRVDWIYEGQVYMEIEVDKAILGISENCRCGVGECCKEYASHYINAQEDVLGGKFYHRAYYFSTDLRVIDEMEEYCQNNLGERYV, encoded by the coding sequence ATGTCGACTTTTGCCTTGTGGTGGTTTAAGTGGGATGGCTCGAATTACGAGTCAAGAATGAAGGTTGGAAGTAGAGAAGCAACAGTGCAGGACTTTAAAAACAGAGGTTTCGATTATTTGATAGCTTTGGATGGTGAGGGTGGGGCATCAAACTACAGTGGTCCCGGTTATGACAACGGGTATAAGGATGGTCAAGAACTTGCCATGTGGCTCACTTTTAAACTTCAGAGAATTCAGTACTATGTCACAATTCCCTTCTACAAACTCAATTCAGCGAGTGTTCCAAGAGGCGATCCTCAAGGACAATTTAATGATTCTTACTGGCATGGTTGGATTGATGGGGTTTTAAGCGTTGCAGACTCAAACAGAAGGGGATTCTACTGGAGCTTAGAAGCTGCAGGCCAATTTACACATGGATATGATTCTGGAAAGACAGTGGACAAAGAGTTCATTGAGGATCTTTCTAACTATGTACGAGTGAATCACAGTTTAAGGCTTATTTGGATACCAGCGTTTAGAGACAGAACCATAGATGATCTAGACAACTATACAGACATCAAGGGATATCGTGGGTACTTCAACTATGTTTTCTGCCAACCAAACTATTATCAGAATTCTCTTATGCGTGATGGAAATCCTTACTCTTACGAAGAACTTAAAAGAAGAGTGGACTGGATCTATGAGGGGCAAGTTTATATGGAGATAGAGGTGGATAAGGCAATTTTGGGCATCTCAGAAAACTGTAGGTGTGGGGTAGGAGAGTGCTGTAAAGAGTATGCTTCTCATTATATTAACGCACAAGAAGATGTTTTGGGCGGCAAGTTTTATCATAGGGCTTACTACTTCAGCACTGACTTAAGAGTTATTGATGAAATGGAAGAGTACTGCCAGAACAACTTGGGGGAGCGTTATGTTTAA
- a CDS encoding DUF362 domain-containing protein, translating to MPEKIKVIVNEDRCYLCGGCAGVCPTLAIEVHSSGWEFLQDKCISCRICISACPVGALSAEPLEVSE from the coding sequence ATGCCAGAGAAGATTAAAGTCATTGTGAACGAGGACCGGTGCTACCTCTGCGGGGGCTGCGCCGGTGTCTGCCCCACCCTTGCAATTGAGGTCCACTCCAGCGGCTGGGAGTTCCTCCAGGACAAGTGCATAAGCTGCAGGATATGCATCAGCGCCTGCCCCGTTGGAGCGCTCAGCGCCGAACCCCTGGAGGTGAGCGAATGA